The Bacillus carboniphilus genome contains a region encoding:
- a CDS encoding IS1380 family transposase yields the protein MHTMKFILEDSDETLSTHSGLGLIGLLLSKTKVCQRFSDIKIPQIQSAPSINNGNIIKAYIGLLSQSKNDFDPIEPFRNDPFFMRALDMEKVPSSSTLRQRLNQIAKEDGWKNIILEESVQLLKQFDSPVTPTMLKDENGEEKAFVPLDMDVSPFDNSNTKKEGVSRTYKGCDGYAPNFSYLGQEGYIVNVELREGKTHVQKGTDHFLQESIRYAKQITDLPLLIRLDGGNDSADNLKVCDEEKVDFIIKRNPRRENPETWLMIAKERGKEIEAREGKRIFYGSVEATPKKMGKPVRQIYKVVERTIDRNGQILLVPEIEFESYWTSLNIEPEQVIPLYHEHGTCEQFHSELKTDLDLERFPSGKFATNDLILHLGCFVYNLLRIIGQESLKGSDAPLKKKVFRRRIKKVIQNLITIASKMVRHARKVYLKFGKNSPWFHTFRRIYSVFST from the coding sequence GTGCATACGATGAAATTTATATTAGAAGATTCAGATGAAACCTTATCAACACATTCAGGATTAGGTTTAATTGGGCTACTCTTATCTAAAACGAAAGTGTGTCAACGTTTCTCTGATATCAAGATCCCCCAAATTCAATCAGCTCCATCGATAAACAATGGAAATATTATAAAAGCCTATATAGGCTTGTTGAGTCAGAGTAAAAATGATTTTGATCCTATCGAACCTTTTCGAAACGATCCCTTTTTTATGCGTGCATTGGATATGGAGAAAGTGCCATCAAGTTCAACACTCAGACAGCGTTTAAATCAAATCGCCAAAGAAGATGGATGGAAAAACATTATTCTCGAAGAATCCGTTCAGCTCCTTAAACAATTTGATTCTCCCGTCACACCCACGATGTTAAAAGACGAGAACGGGGAGGAGAAAGCTTTCGTCCCACTTGATATGGATGTATCTCCTTTTGATAATTCGAACACCAAAAAAGAAGGCGTGAGTCGTACCTATAAGGGATGTGATGGCTATGCGCCAAATTTCAGCTATCTAGGTCAAGAAGGATACATTGTCAATGTTGAATTGCGTGAAGGAAAGACGCATGTTCAAAAAGGAACAGACCACTTCCTTCAAGAATCCATTCGTTATGCCAAACAAATCACCGATCTTCCTCTACTCATTCGTCTCGATGGTGGAAATGATAGTGCGGATAATTTAAAGGTATGTGACGAAGAAAAGGTCGATTTTATTATTAAACGGAACCCACGAAGAGAAAATCCAGAGACCTGGTTAATGATCGCAAAAGAACGCGGAAAGGAGATCGAAGCTCGGGAAGGAAAACGAATATTTTACGGGTCTGTCGAAGCAACTCCTAAGAAAATGGGAAAACCCGTGCGTCAAATTTATAAGGTCGTGGAGCGGACGATCGATCGAAATGGACAAATTTTATTAGTCCCTGAAATCGAGTTCGAAAGTTACTGGACTTCTTTGAATATCGAACCTGAACAGGTCATTCCTCTCTATCATGAACACGGAACATGCGAACAATTTCATAGTGAATTAAAGACAGATTTGGATTTAGAGCGCTTTCCATCAGGAAAGTTTGCGACGAATGATTTAATCTTACACCTTGGCTGTTTTGTTTATAATCTGCTTCGAATCATTGGACAAGAAAGTTTAAAAGGAAGTGATGCCCCATTAAAAAAGAAGGTGTTTCGACGTCGAATAAAAAAAGTCATTCAAAATCTAATTACCATTGCCTCTAAGATGGTTAGACATGCACGAAAAGTCTACTTAAAGTTTGGCAAAAATAGCCCTTGGTTCCATACGTTTAGAAGGATCTATTCGGTTTTCAGTACTTAG
- a CDS encoding phage holin family protein — translation MFMKWIASVLVNALILIVVSGYFGDDFYISSVWAAILASMIISVLNVIVKPFLVLLTLPVTILSLGLFLFVINAITLMITQSLMGDSFNINSFGMAVIAAIIISILQLLIQKIIINPLQDKK, via the coding sequence ATGTTTATGAAATGGATTGCAAGTGTACTCGTTAATGCGCTTATTCTCATTGTTGTCTCTGGTTATTTCGGAGATGATTTTTATATCAGTAGCGTATGGGCGGCTATTTTAGCTAGTATGATTATTTCGGTTCTTAATGTTATTGTGAAACCATTTCTTGTTTTACTGACCTTACCCGTTACCATTTTGAGTTTAGGTCTATTTTTATTCGTCATTAATGCCATTACATTAATGATTACGCAAAGTTTGATGGGAGATTCCTTTAATATCAATAGTTTTGGTATGGCTGTTATTGCCGCCATCATCATATCAATCCTGCAACTTTTGATTCAAAAAATAATCATCAATCCCCTTCAAGATAAAAAATAA
- a CDS encoding PspC domain-containing protein, whose product MKKLVRKTNDKKISGVLAGFAEYLNIDVTILRLLFAVGAVISAGAPFIIIYIVAALVMPEEGKEGDV is encoded by the coding sequence ATGAAAAAATTAGTTAGAAAAACCAATGATAAGAAAATTTCAGGTGTCCTCGCGGGGTTTGCTGAATACCTTAATATTGATGTGACAATATTACGACTGCTATTTGCGGTCGGAGCTGTTATATCAGCTGGAGCACCATTTATCATTATTTATATTGTTGCAGCGTTGGTTATGCCAGAAGAAGGAAAAGAAGGAGACGTTTAA
- a CDS encoding DUF4097 family beta strand repeat-containing protein — translation MTSEQAFQIIDELEKEVESKEEEKTFHLSTEVLGEDDRWEKRTDSTEKESITTKLFSLFESAVKKVKETDLDINFGQSVEFTHIFQYEVDDLEEISIQIANGNVSIHTWDENNIRIENDVKVYRVETVDLARKQFLDETLCEVNQSSFRYRSERKTMKINAELFIPKNLYQKLKIKLFNGSIRGEQLNVKDIEAKTVNGMISFNEVAGQEAEFETIHGQIKLKDVTVDQIEAETVHGMIDFVGKVTKVFLQSLNGNISATTTNECQTLHTKSVTGNINITLETYKQINAQLTSNVGAISYDIDGVDVLKQKNEVLQKEITFKRKSSIEDHLHLFANTKTGSIHVQQLEG, via the coding sequence TTGACTTCTGAGCAAGCGTTTCAGATTATTGATGAATTAGAAAAAGAAGTTGAATCAAAAGAAGAAGAGAAGACGTTTCACCTTTCAACCGAAGTATTAGGTGAAGATGATCGGTGGGAGAAAAGGACTGATTCCACAGAAAAGGAATCCATTACAACGAAATTATTTAGTCTCTTTGAATCGGCAGTGAAAAAAGTAAAAGAAACAGACTTAGATATTAACTTTGGTCAATCTGTGGAATTTACTCACATTTTCCAATATGAAGTTGACGATCTAGAAGAAATCTCTATTCAGATCGCCAATGGAAATGTATCGATTCATACTTGGGATGAGAACAATATTCGTATTGAAAATGATGTGAAGGTGTATAGAGTTGAAACAGTCGATTTAGCAAGAAAACAATTTCTTGATGAAACTCTTTGTGAGGTAAATCAATCTTCTTTTCGTTATCGTTCTGAGCGAAAAACGATGAAAATTAATGCAGAACTATTTATCCCTAAAAATTTGTATCAAAAGCTTAAAATAAAGCTGTTCAACGGTTCGATAAGAGGGGAACAGCTAAATGTGAAAGACATTGAAGCTAAAACAGTCAATGGAATGATCTCTTTCAATGAAGTAGCAGGTCAAGAAGCTGAGTTCGAGACTATTCATGGACAAATAAAATTAAAGGATGTTACAGTAGATCAAATAGAAGCAGAAACCGTTCATGGGATGATTGACTTTGTTGGTAAAGTAACTAAAGTGTTTTTACAAAGTTTAAACGGAAACATTTCAGCGACCACCACTAATGAATGTCAAACCCTTCATACAAAATCAGTGACTGGTAATATTAATATTACCCTTGAGACTTATAAACAAATCAATGCTCAACTTACATCGAATGTCGGAGCAATTTCGTATGACATTGACGGCGTTGACGTTTTAAAACAGAAAAACGAAGTTTTGCAGAAAGAAATTACGTTTAAAAGGAAAAGCAGTATAGAAGATCATTTGCATTTGTTTGCGAACACAAAAACAGGTTCAATTCATGTTCAACAGTTGGAAGGGTGA